In the Chromatiales bacterium genome, one interval contains:
- a CDS encoding polysaccharide export protein — protein MIPGAGAFDNPWDDPAFRTSSSQAAPAPAADGAPAPSPAGAEPVIIDGPPPDPVAKADDYRIGVHDLLEITVFQAEELSRKVRVNTRGQLSMPLIGAVQAAGLTARELEEQLQALYGKDFLQDPHVSVFIEEFTSQRVTLEGWVKKPGIYPIKGRTTLMQAIALGEGIDELADTDDVVLFRDQAGQTVAYRLSLDEIRDGRVRDPVVVGDDRVFVGKASGRAFFKGITDALRGFIRPF, from the coding sequence ATGATTCCCGGCGCCGGGGCGTTCGACAATCCTTGGGACGATCCGGCCTTCCGGACTTCGTCGTCACAAGCCGCCCCTGCACCCGCCGCCGACGGTGCGCCGGCGCCATCCCCCGCCGGAGCTGAGCCGGTCATCATCGACGGACCGCCACCCGATCCGGTCGCCAAGGCCGATGATTACCGGATCGGAGTGCATGACCTCCTTGAGATCACGGTGTTTCAGGCCGAGGAACTCTCGCGCAAGGTGCGGGTGAACACCCGCGGACAGCTTTCGATGCCGCTGATCGGTGCCGTTCAGGCCGCCGGGCTCACCGCGCGGGAACTTGAAGAGCAGCTGCAGGCGCTGTACGGGAAGGACTTCCTGCAGGATCCGCACGTCAGCGTATTCATCGAGGAATTCACCAGTCAGCGTGTCACGCTGGAAGGCTGGGTCAAAAAGCCCGGCATCTATCCAATCAAGGGGCGCACGACCCTGATGCAGGCGATAGCGCTCGGTGAGGGCATCGACGAACTTGCCGATACCGACGACGTTGTGCTGTTTCGCGACCAGGCCGGACAAACCGTCGCCTATCGACTGAGCCTCGACGAGATTCGCGACGGCAGGGTGCGCGATCCGGTCGTGGTCGGCGATGACCGGGTGTTCGTGGGTAAGGCGAGCGGACGGGCGTTCTTCAAGGGCATTACCGACGCACTGCGCGGGTTTATCCGCCCGTTCTGA